The nucleotide sequence TGTGCGAAAAGATTTTCCGAAAAGTGCGGTCCGCTGACCGCGTGCCGGGATTGAACACCGGCACGTCACGAGGGTAACGGCGGAATGTCGGAAAGTGTCCAAAATGAACGACACACGCGCAAAATGCGTCACCCGCTTCAGCAAACGATCAGGCGATCAGTTCATCGATGACCTGGCCGCCGAACTGGCTGAGCTGTTTGAAGCGTCCGGCGTGATAGTACGTCAGTCGGTTGTCATCCAGTCCCAGCAACCGCAGCAACGTGACGTGAAAATCGCGGATGTGGTGAACGCATTCGACCGCCTCGCCACCGATTTCATCAGTCGCCCCGATGACGTGTCCCGCTTTGACGCCGCCGCCGGCCATCCAGATGGTCATCGCGTTGGGGTTGTGGTCGCGTCCATAGGCCAATCCGCCACCGCGGACACCGTTGTCCGGCGTCCGCCCGAATTCGCCCATCCAAACGATCAGGGTTTCTTCCAGCAATCCACGTTGTTTCAAGTCGGCGATCAACGCAGCGATCGGACGGTCGACCGCGGGAATCAACGCACCGTGTGCCTTGGCCAAGTAGTCATGGGAATCCCAGGTGCTGGCATAAACTTGCACAAATCTCACGCCCTTTTCGACCAGTTTGCGAGCCAACAAGCATCGGCGTGCGAAGTTGTCCGTTGGCTGAACCCCCACGCCGTAATCGCGCAGCGTCTGTTCCGATTCGTCGTCGATATTCAAGACCTCGGGAACTTGCATCTGCATGCGAAACGCCAGTTCGTAATTCATCATTCGAGCCTTCAGGTCTTCATGGCTCGGGTGCAACGATGCGTGTCGTTCATTCAGCTGCTGTAGAAAATCCAAGTTTTCACGTTGGTGTTGTCGGGTGACACCGTCCGGCGGGGCAATGTCCAGGATCGGCGATCCTTTGGGACGCAGCGGCGTGCCCTGCAATGACGTCGGCAGATAACCGTTCGACCAGTTTGCCGAACCGCCTTGGGGATACGCCAATTCGGGCAATACGATGAAGCCTGGAAGATCCTTGTTCGGGCTGCCCAGACCATAGTTCACCCACGCCCCGATCGACGGATCACCGCCAAATCGGTTTCCCGTGTTGACGTGATAGTTGGCCGTCGGATGGTTGACCGATTCGACTTGACATCCGCGATAAAAACAAAGGTCGTCGGCGACCTTGGGCAAATGTTGCCAAGGTTGGCTCATCGGAATGCCCGCCTGTCCGACGCGGCGGAACTTGAACGGGCTTTCGACGTAGTAGCGTGTGCCGCCGCTCATCGCAGATTGTTGTTCCCCCTGACGCTGAAACTTCTTCAGGTGCAACCGGTTCAACGTCGGCTTGGGGTCGAACGTATCGATGTGCGACGGGCCGCCTTCCATGTAAAGAAAGATGCAGTGCTTTGCCTTGGCGTCCGGGAAATGAGGCTGCCGCTGATGCGATTGCCCAGTGGTGTCCTGGTTCGCGTCGGCCAACATCGCGGTGAACGCGGCCGACCCGAGCGAAGCCGAAAGACCGTACAAAAAATCGCGGCGTAGCATGGGGACGATCGGTGGTGGAAGGAGGCAACGGGTGGGCGAAGCGGCGGGTAGGCGACAGTCGGCCGCTAGTACACGTACATGAACTCGTTGGTGTTCAAAAGCATCAAAGCGACATCGGCCAATGCGCGGACATCGGCATCAACGTCCACCGGAAGCAGGTCCGGGACATAGTCATCGTGGGCAAACAATCGCTCGGTGAATTGGAAGGGTTTCCCCGTATTTTCATCGATCGCTTCGCGCACGACTTTTTCAGGGCGATCCGCGCGGCCGACGGTTGTCTTTTGGTGCCAGGGGATCATGCGATCCCAGTGGGCGATCGACCATTCGATTTCTTCATCGGACGGTGGACGCTGCAGGGTCAGGTCGAACAATCGACGGATCACCGCCCTGCGATTGTCTGACTCGACGTCTCGGCGAACACGATCAGCCAATGCCAATGCGCGGTCGTTGGTTTCTTCGCTGTTGATCAACGTGAATGCTTGTGGTGTGACATTGCTTTGGTCACGCAGTTCGCACGACGTTTCGGACCCGGGTTGGTTGAATGTCTCCATCATCGGCATCCGTTGCCCACGCGTTCGATGCACATAGATCGAACGGCGATTTCGACGCTCGGGCAACGGGTCCGCCACGTAA is from Crateriforma conspicua and encodes:
- a CDS encoding DUF1501 domain-containing protein, whose translation is MLRRDFLYGLSASLGSAAFTAMLADANQDTTGQSHQRQPHFPDAKAKHCIFLYMEGGPSHIDTFDPKPTLNRLHLKKFQRQGEQQSAMSGGTRYYVESPFKFRRVGQAGIPMSQPWQHLPKVADDLCFYRGCQVESVNHPTANYHVNTGNRFGGDPSIGAWVNYGLGSPNKDLPGFIVLPELAYPQGGSANWSNGYLPTSLQGTPLRPKGSPILDIAPPDGVTRQHQRENLDFLQQLNERHASLHPSHEDLKARMMNYELAFRMQMQVPEVLNIDDESEQTLRDYGVGVQPTDNFARRCLLARKLVEKGVRFVQVYASTWDSHDYLAKAHGALIPAVDRPIAALIADLKQRGLLEETLIVWMGEFGRTPDNGVRGGGLAYGRDHNPNAMTIWMAGGGVKAGHVIGATDEIGGEAVECVHHIRDFHVTLLRLLGLDDNRLTYYHAGRFKQLSQFGGQVIDELIA